Part of the Prevotella communis genome is shown below.
AAGCAGAACGATGAAGTACTGCAGTTTGTAACTGTGCGTGTAACGGGTGCTGACGGGAAATTGGCAGGTGGCGGTATGACCGATGTGAAAGGCCAGTTCAATATACAGGGTCTTAAAGATGGTGCCTATACACTTGAGATCACCTTGATGGGCTATAAGTCGGCTGTGCGTCGTTTTCAGGTGACTCCCGAGAAACGCAATATTCATTATAACGCTATCTACCTGGCGGAAGATCAGAAAATGCTGAAGGAGGTGCAGGTCACTGGTCAGCGTTCACAGATGAAGCTCGAGGTAGATCGTAAAACCTTCACCGTTGACGAGGTGCTGGCAGCTGCTGGTGGTAGTGTCAGTGACCTGTTGGAGAATATACCTTCGGTAGAGGTGACCACCGATGGTGAGATTTCTCTGCGTGGCAACTCCAGTGTGGAGGTGTGGATCAATGGTAAGAGCAGCGGACTGACCAGCGACAACCGTGCCGAGATCCTGCAGCAGATACCAGCCGAGAGCATTGAGCGTATCGAAGTTATCGACAACCCCAGTGCTAAATATTCACCTGAGGGAACTGCCGGTATTATCAATATCATTCTGAAGCGCGACCGTCGTGCCGGCTATTATGGCTCTGTCCAGACGGGTGTGAACAACCAGAAAGGCTGGAACGTGGGTGGTAACATCAACTATTCCTCCAAGTGGGTGGATGCCTATGCCAATATTGGCTATCGTAAACGTAAGGGTGATGGCGGCAATATGAGCGATCAGCGCTATCGTACCAGCGCGAGTTCTCCTTTCAGCAGCTATCAGTTCAGTGAGGGCGAGAACAATAATAATGGCGGCGGACTCTTTGCACGTGCCGGACTGACTTTCCATCTGAGTGATAACGATGATTTGTCGCTGGGTGGTATGACGATGCAGGGCAACCACTCTAACGACAACCTGACCACTTACGAATATGGTACATTTGGTGCCGACGGTTCTAAGGTGGCCGATCGCAAGCTGCGCCGTCAGACTTGGGGCGATGGTGATCACCATATGTATAATGTGGAACTGTCATACACACACAAGTTCAACGAGAGTGGCACGCACAAGTTGGATGCTATGGTGGAGTTTAATAAATGGAATGGTGACGGCTCCAATGAATACCTCAACGATACCACGTCGTTATTAACTTCGCTGAGCTCCTATAGCTATCAGTATCGCCCAATGGATATGAACAACCGCCACTGGGAGGCTCGTCTTGACTATGAGAACCAGATTAATGAGAACTTTAAGATTGAGGCAGGCTACGAAGGACGTTTCTCGCATGAGAATACGCCGCAGAGCAGTTTTGAGTATGCCAGTGTAGGACAGGCCGAGCGACTCTCACCTGCAGATGGGCGTTTGCAGGAGGATCCTTTCTTCTACAACCGCTTCATCTACGACAGTGATATCCATGCCCTCTATGCCACAACCAACATGAAGTTCGGTAAGTTGGGTGTGATGGCTGGCCTGCGTGGTGAATATTGGAAGGTGGATACGAGGAGTATCGACAATTATCAGACGGAGACACCTTTTAAGAAGGACTATTTCCAGCTGTTCCCCTCGCTCTTCCTGAACTACGAACTGACACCTACATCACAGATCCAGTTGAACGTAACCCGTCGTCTGCGTCGTCCCTGGGGCGGACAGCTCAACTCGTTCAAGAATACGCGTGATGCCTCGATGATTGAGTTCGGTAACCCCGAGCTGACACCTGAGTTCACCAATGCCTTCTCGCTGAACTACCTGAAGACATGGGCTGCCCATACGTTGTCTGTAGGTACCTACTATCGTCCTACTACCGACGTGATGCAGCGCATCCGCTATCAGGGCCTCTATGAGGGACAGAACGTGATGTACATGACCAACCTCAACGTGGCTAAGAGTCAAAGCGCCGGTGCCGAGGTGATCCTGAAGGACAAGTTCTTCCGCATTCTCGACCTCACCACCACGCTGAATGCCTACTATTACAAGTTGGACGGTTTCTCTACTGTTGTGGAGGGTCAGACCGTGACAGGCGAGGGCAACGAGAACTTTGCATGGGATGCCCGTGTGTTGGCTTCTGTTATCCTGCCTTATAGCATTTCTGTGCAGGCTACGGGCAACTACCGTTCCCGCTCAGTGATTACGCAGGGACACCGCAAGGCTAATGGTTCGCTCGATCTGGGTCTGCGTAAGACATTCCTGAACAAGACCTTTGCTTTGGCGCTCAACTGGCGCGACGTGTTCAATACGCGTCAGTTTGAGAACTATACCGAGGGTCCAACATTCTGGCGCCATCAGAAAAACTGGCGCGACCCACGTATCAACCTGCAGTTGACGTGGAACTTTGGAAATATGACAAGAAAGAAGACCGACCGCGATCGTGAAGACGGCCAGGGTGGCAACGATGAGGAGAATACCTTTGGCGGCGGAGGCGGCGGCTTCGATGAGTAACAATTAAAATTCACTATGAAGACATTTGAAGAATTAGGCGTGAGCGTAGAGATACGCCGAGCCATTGAAGAGATGGGATTCGTACAGCCAATGCCTGTACAGGAAGAAGTAATCCCAAGACTACTAACCAGTAAGCGCGATATGATTGCGCTGGCACAGACAGGTACAGGTAAGACGGCATCATTTGGCATTCCTTTGCTGATGCGCCTTGAGGAAACCTTAAACCTCAAAACTCAAGACTCAAACCTTCCACAGGCTTTGGTGTTGAGTCCTACGCGTGAGCTCTGCTTACAGATTGCCGATGATTTGCGCGATTTCTCGAAATATATGGAGGGCGTTCATGTGGAGGCCGTCTATGGCGGTGCTGCTATCGAACAGCAGATACGCGCCTTGAAGATGGGTGCTCAGGTTATCGTGGCTACCCCGGGCCGACTCATTGACCTGAAAAATCGTGGCTATGCCAAACTGGAGAATGTGCGTAATATCGTACTCGATGAGGCCGATGAAATGCTGAATATGGGCTTCTCGGAAGCCATCAACGAGATTTTTGAGTCGCTCCCTGAGGAGCATAGCACGCTGATGTTCTCAGCTACAATGAGCCGCGAGGTAGAGCGTGTGGCCAAGAAATACCTGACTGACTACGAAGAGGTGGTGGTAGGTTCGCGTAACGAGGGTGCCGAGAGCGTGAATCATATCTATTATATGGTGCAGGCCAAGGATAAGTATCTGGCCTTGAAGCGCATTGTTGACTATTATCCCAAGATTTTCGCTATTATCTTCTGCCGTACCAAACTGGAGACGCAGGAGATAGCAGATAAACTGATTCGTGACGGCTATAATGCAGAGTCGTTGCATGGCGACCTCTCGCAGCAGCAGCGCGACCTTACGATGCAGAAATTCCGTCAGCACCTCACACAACTTCTTGTGGCTACCGATGTGGCAGCCCGAGGATTGGATGTGGACGACCTGACGCATGTCATCAACTTTGGTTTGCCCGATGATATCGAGAGCTATACCCACCGTTCCGGTCGTACGGGTCGTGCTGGTAAGAAGGGCACCAGTATCTCTATCGTTCACTCAAAGGAGAAACACAAGATTCGTGATATCGAGAAGATTATCGGTAAGAAATTCATAGAAACGCCCATTCCATCGGCTGAGGAGATCTGTAAGAAGCAGCTCTATAAGGTGATGGATCAGATAGTAAAGACCGACGTCAACGACGATGAAATCGCACCTTTCCTGCAGGATATCAGTCGTTACTTTGAATTTATCGACAAGGACGAACTCATTAAGAAGATTGTGTCGCTGGAGTTTGGTAAGTTCCTGGCTTACTATGCTGATGCCCCCGAGATTGAGGCACCTGTCAGGGAAAAGGAGAAGAAACCCCAGACCGACCGTGAGAAGCGCATGAACAAGGCTCAGAAGGGCTTTAGGCGCCTCTTCATTAACCTTGGTAAGAAGGATGGCTTCTTCCCTGGCGTGCTGATGCAGACGCTCAACCGTTACGTAGGAGGCCGCCAGGAGGTAGGACATATCGACCTGCTCGACACCATCTCATATTTTGAGGTACCCGAGAAGGATGCCCGTAAGGTGATGACGCAACTCACCGGTATCCGTTACAAGGGTCGTACCGTGCGTTGTAATTCGGAGGACGACAAGCAGACGAATAATCCTGCACCAGCCAAGAGAAAGATGAAGAAGGACGACTGGCGTGCGTTGATGAACAATCAATCTCCCCGTGTGGACTTCAAGGGCGAAATACCCGATTTCAGCGAAGAGGGCTGGGCTCGCAGGAAACCGAAGAAAAAGAAATAATAGAAATAAAAGAAAAAGAGAGGGCTGACCTCTCTTTTCTTTTATATATAAGTACTACGCTTTCTTTAGAACTTATACTCTACGAAGGCCTCCATGGCTTCATAGCAAGCTAGTCCGAGGTCGTCGTAGAGTTTGGCAGTAGCACGGTTGCGATCCTCTGCGCGTTGCCAGAACAGGCGCTCGTCATTGCCTAGGAATGGGGCACTCTCCATCTGACTCTGATGGCGCAGGATGGCGTTGCGTTTCTCACGCAGTTCTTCGGGACTCATGGGTACACACATCTCTATATTCTCTATCTCCCATTCCGACCATGCACCGCGATACATCCACACCCTGCAGTCGTGGAGCCATTCTGCACCCGCCTGCTTCTCTTCGTCGATGGCAGCCAGCACGGCATCCGTACATACCCGATGCGTCCCGTGTGGGTCGGCCAGGTCGGCGGCTACGTATATCTGGTGCGGTTTTATCTGCTGCAGCAGTTCCTGAATGATATGCACGTCACGCTCTGTCATCGGCAGTTTCTCTATCTTTCCGCTCTCGTAGAAAGGCAGGTCGAGGAAGTGGATATGGTCTTTTTTGATACCGTTGTATCCGCAGGCATTGCGTGCCTCGCCTCTTCGTATCAGTCCTTTCACGGTCAGCACATCCCGATTATCGAGGTCGCCCTCTTGCTTCCGTTTGATGAATCCCAGCACTTCGTCGGAATAGTGTTTGATGATGTCATCGCTGCCATTGGCAAATTTCTCATTAAAGGCACGCAGGAAATGCATATAGAGCCTCACCTCCTCGTCTGCCACCGCAATATTACCGGAAGTCTCGTAAGCTACATGTACGTCGTGTCCTTGCTGTTTCAGGCGACGGATAGTGCCTCCCATTGAGATGACATCATCATCCGGATGCGGCGAGAACACGATAACCCGCTTGGGGTAGGGCAATGCACGCTCCGGTCGTGTAGAGTCGTCTGCGTTTGGTTTACCTCCTGGCCATCCCGTAATCGTATGCTGCAGGATATTGAATACGGCAATATTCACTAGCCCTGCCGACCCGTATTCCTTCACATAGTGTTCCAGACCATTATCCACATAATCCTTCGTAGATAGTTTCAGTACAGGTTTGCCTGTCTTGAGGCAGAGTGCTATCACATCACTTCGCAACTTGCGGTCAGCGATATGGTCGAAATTAATCGTAGTTGTCAGATTTAGGTTCATTGCTATTGTAAAATCAGATTGTTTGGCGAAGGTACGTGTTACGCTATTCTGTAATCACCGTGCCATGCTGACCGTCGATGGCAGTGGCCTTAGTGATGATGACGCGCTGTACGCCTGCGTCGATGGCGGCAAGGGCGTTCTCTATCTTGGGTAGCATGCCACCGCTGATGGTGCCGTCGGCTTTGTAGGTCTCGAAGTCGGCATGGTTGATGGTGGCGATGACGGAACTGTCATCATCAGCATTGCGCAACACGCCTGGTTTCTCGAACGCGTAAATCAGGGTGACGTCGTAACCTGCTACTGCCATGGCCTTAGCAGTCTCAGAAGCCATTGTGTCGGCATTGGTATTGAGCATATGTCCCTGTCCGTCGTGGGTAAGCGGTGCCACCACGGGAATCAGGTTGGCGTCGATAAAATGGGCTAATTTTGATCCGGAAGCCTGCTTTACGTCGCCTACGAAGCCATAGTCAACAGGCTCGCCGTTGACCATCTTCACAGGGCGCTTCTGAGAGAGCAGGATATTCGCATCGGCACCCGTCAGACCGATAGCATCGCAGCCAAGGGCCTGCAAACGGGCTACCACATTCTTATTAACCAGTCCGCCATAAACCATGGTGACCACTTCCAGCATCTCGGCATCGGTGATACGGCGCCCGTCCACCATTTTGGTCTCGATGCCCAGTCGCTCGGCTATCTTTGTGGCTCTGCGGCCACCGCCGTGAACCAGTATCTTCGGTCCCTGAATAGCGGTGAAATCGTGTAAAAGTTGTGTGAGCTGTGCCTCGTCCTCAACGACGGCACCTCCTACTTTGATAACGGTCAATGATGGTTTCATGTCGGATTCAATGTGATTAATATAATGGATAAATTATAGTGACCAAGCCTAGTGCCACGGTGAGTAGCACAATATGCATCACAATACCCAGACGGGCAAAGTCGGTGAACTTAAACGAACCGGGACCGTAGATGAGCATGTGGGTGTTGCTGCCTATGGGCGAGGCAAAACTGATGGTGACACTGAGCATCAGTGATATGATAAACGGCATGGGATTGCAGCCAAGCATCTCAGCCTGCTGGTACATGATGGGGAAGAACACGGCACTGGAACCTACGTCGCTCACAAACTCACTGACGACAGAGGCCAGGATACACATCACCGCCATGACGACATACGGATTATTGCCGCAAAGCTGTAGCACCTGGTGGGCTATGGTGTCGGCCACGCCCGTCTTGGTGATGGCCACCGAGAATACCACCGTGGCGCCCAGGATGAGCAACAGCTCCCATTCTATATATTTGGTCACGCCCGTGATGCGACAGCAACCGAAAATCATCATCAGTCCTGCGGCAAACATGGTAGAAGCCATCAGAGGCAGCAGGTGGAACGATGAAATCAGGAACATCAAGACCAGGATAATGGCTGAGGTGATGGTCTTCTTGCCCAACTGCGGCACGAAATGACTATCAAAGAAAGTCACCTTTCCACGGTTGTTCTGTTCCAACGCACGGTCATCATTGGGTGGACATTCCAGTAGCAGCGAGTCGCCAGCCTCCAGACGAATCTCACGCGGCTGTCCGTTAACACGGTTTCCCTGACGGGCTACAGCCACGAGGGCCACGTTGTTTTTCTGTTCAAAATGACACTCCGACATAGAGCGACCTATCAGAGAACTGCCGAAGTTGACGTAGGCAGTGCGCATCTTTCGCTTGGTATCGATATCATTGATACTCCACACATGATGATCGGCAGCAGCCAATCCGTGTGTGCGTTTCAGTTCAAGAATCTCGTTAATCTGTCCGGCATAAATCAGACGGTCGCCTCCCAGCACCCATTCATCCTTGGGCACGGGCATGATAATTTCCCGATCAAATCGGACAATTTCGAGGAGTGTACCACCCTTGACGTTCATCAGTCCGGCCTCTTCTACGGTATTTCCCACCGCAGGATTATCTGTTGGTACCAGCAGTTCCACGGTATAGTCGCTGGTGGTCTCAAACGACTCCTCAGCCGTTTTGCGTGATGGGATATAATGCTGCATGATAATCACCAGCAAGATACCCACGACAGTCACGATGAGACCAGGAAGTAGTGGTTCGAAGATGTGCATGGAGTGGCCCGTCTTATTCAAGTAAAGACCGGCTACCACCAGATTGGATGAGTTGCCCAGCAACGTGCACATACCACCCAGCGTGGCGGCATAGCTCAGGGGTAATAATAGTTTGGAGGGCGAGACATTCAGTTTGCGTGACCATATCTTCACCGCATCGATGAAGAGCGCCACCACATTGACCGAGTTTAGCAATGCCGACAAGATACTGGTGGGCACCATCAGTCGTAGCAGCGCATTGTTGTAGTTCTTTGGGTCGCCCAGCACATGCTTGGTGAGCCAATAGAGCACACCCGTCTGCATCAGTCCTGCAATAATCACAAAGAAGGCAGCATGCACCACA
Proteins encoded:
- a CDS encoding DEAD/DEAH box helicase, whose product is MKTFEELGVSVEIRRAIEEMGFVQPMPVQEEVIPRLLTSKRDMIALAQTGTGKTASFGIPLLMRLEETLNLKTQDSNLPQALVLSPTRELCLQIADDLRDFSKYMEGVHVEAVYGGAAIEQQIRALKMGAQVIVATPGRLIDLKNRGYAKLENVRNIVLDEADEMLNMGFSEAINEIFESLPEEHSTLMFSATMSREVERVAKKYLTDYEEVVVGSRNEGAESVNHIYYMVQAKDKYLALKRIVDYYPKIFAIIFCRTKLETQEIADKLIRDGYNAESLHGDLSQQQRDLTMQKFRQHLTQLLVATDVAARGLDVDDLTHVINFGLPDDIESYTHRSGRTGRAGKKGTSISIVHSKEKHKIRDIEKIIGKKFIETPIPSAEEICKKQLYKVMDQIVKTDVNDDEIAPFLQDISRYFEFIDKDELIKKIVSLEFGKFLAYYADAPEIEAPVREKEKKPQTDREKRMNKAQKGFRRLFINLGKKDGFFPGVLMQTLNRYVGGRQEVGHIDLLDTISYFEVPEKDARKVMTQLTGIRYKGRTVRCNSEDDKQTNNPAPAKRKMKKDDWRALMNNQSPRVDFKGEIPDFSEEGWARRKPKKKK
- a CDS encoding SLC13 family permease, coding for MFSDWYILGLSVNAWITIMTVVSIFVVMARSHIPAEVAFLGALTVLLVTGVVTEEEGMAGFGSEPVVVHAAFFVIIAGLMQTGVLYWLTKHVLGDPKNYNNALLRLMVPTSILSALLNSVNVVALFIDAVKIWSRKLNVSPSKLLLPLSYAATLGGMCTLLGNSSNLVVAGLYLNKTGHSMHIFEPLLPGLIVTVVGILLVIIMQHYIPSRKTAEESFETTSDYTVELLVPTDNPAVGNTVEEAGLMNVKGGTLLEIVRFDREIIMPVPKDEWVLGGDRLIYAGQINEILELKRTHGLAAADHHVWSINDIDTKRKMRTAYVNFGSSLIGRSMSECHFEQKNNVALVAVARQGNRVNGQPREIRLEAGDSLLLECPPNDDRALEQNNRGKVTFFDSHFVPQLGKKTITSAIILVLMFLISSFHLLPLMASTMFAAGLMMIFGCCRITGVTKYIEWELLLILGATVVFSVAITKTGVADTIAHQVLQLCGNNPYVVMAVMCILASVVSEFVSDVGSSAVFFPIMYQQAEMLGCNPMPFIISLMLSVTISFASPIGSNTHMLIYGPGSFKFTDFARLGIVMHIVLLTVALGLVTIIYPLY
- a CDS encoding TonB-dependent receptor domain-containing protein, encoding MNRLFLVSALLVCSLGMWAQGVVRGKVLDKQNDEVLQFVTVRVTGADGKLAGGGMTDVKGQFNIQGLKDGAYTLEITLMGYKSAVRRFQVTPEKRNIHYNAIYLAEDQKMLKEVQVTGQRSQMKLEVDRKTFTVDEVLAAAGGSVSDLLENIPSVEVTTDGEISLRGNSSVEVWINGKSSGLTSDNRAEILQQIPAESIERIEVIDNPSAKYSPEGTAGIINIILKRDRRAGYYGSVQTGVNNQKGWNVGGNINYSSKWVDAYANIGYRKRKGDGGNMSDQRYRTSASSPFSSYQFSEGENNNNGGGLFARAGLTFHLSDNDDLSLGGMTMQGNHSNDNLTTYEYGTFGADGSKVADRKLRRQTWGDGDHHMYNVELSYTHKFNESGTHKLDAMVEFNKWNGDGSNEYLNDTTSLLTSLSSYSYQYRPMDMNNRHWEARLDYENQINENFKIEAGYEGRFSHENTPQSSFEYASVGQAERLSPADGRLQEDPFFYNRFIYDSDIHALYATTNMKFGKLGVMAGLRGEYWKVDTRSIDNYQTETPFKKDYFQLFPSLFLNYELTPTSQIQLNVTRRLRRPWGGQLNSFKNTRDASMIEFGNPELTPEFTNAFSLNYLKTWAAHTLSVGTYYRPTTDVMQRIRYQGLYEGQNVMYMTNLNVAKSQSAGAEVILKDKFFRILDLTTTLNAYYYKLDGFSTVVEGQTVTGEGNENFAWDARVLASVILPYSISVQATGNYRSRSVITQGHRKANGSLDLGLRKTFLNKTFALALNWRDVFNTRQFENYTEGPTFWRHQKNWRDPRINLQLTWNFGNMTRKKTDRDREDGQGGNDEENTFGGGGGGFDE
- the argB gene encoding acetylglutamate kinase — translated: MESDMKPSLTVIKVGGAVVEDEAQLTQLLHDFTAIQGPKILVHGGGRRATKIAERLGIETKMVDGRRITDAEMLEVVTMVYGGLVNKNVVARLQALGCDAIGLTGADANILLSQKRPVKMVNGEPVDYGFVGDVKQASGSKLAHFIDANLIPVVAPLTHDGQGHMLNTNADTMASETAKAMAVAGYDVTLIYAFEKPGVLRNADDDSSVIATINHADFETYKADGTISGGMLPKIENALAAIDAGVQRVIITKATAIDGQHGTVITE